From the candidate division Zixibacteria bacterium HGW-Zixibacteria-1 genome, one window contains:
- a CDS encoding sulfurtransferase TusE, with protein sequence MRYFTHNGKDYEVDALGYLLNPEEWDENFAEGMAPQVRIEGGLTEAHWKVIRFIRNSFDKMNNCPLVYVACRKNDIGLGDLRKLFPTGYLRGACKLAGVTYREGYFQKNWIEEHIVHHVRMYEKKIYKTDVYGFLVDFNDWDENFALHKAFEMKMPEYLTKKHWEIILFMRDYFSRTGEIPTIYATCESNNIGLEELEKLFPDGYHRGAVKVAGLRDA encoded by the coding sequence ATGAGGTACTTTACTCATAATGGAAAAGACTATGAAGTTGATGCCCTGGGTTATCTGCTGAATCCCGAGGAATGGGATGAGAATTTTGCCGAGGGCATGGCGCCGCAGGTGCGGATCGAAGGCGGTCTGACCGAAGCTCACTGGAAAGTTATCCGCTTTATCCGCAACAGCTTCGATAAAATGAACAACTGCCCCCTGGTATATGTCGCCTGCCGCAAAAATGATATCGGGCTCGGCGACCTGAGAAAGCTCTTTCCGACCGGTTATCTTCGCGGAGCCTGCAAACTGGCCGGGGTCACTTACCGCGAGGGATACTTCCAGAAAAACTGGATCGAAGAACATATCGTGCATCATGTCCGGATGTATGAGAAAAAGATATATAAGACAGATGTCTATGGCTTCCTGGTCGATTTCAACGACTGGGATGAAAACTTCGCCCTCCACAAGGCCTTTGAAATGAAGATGCCCGAGTATCTCACAAAGAAACACTGGGAAATTATACTTTTCATGAGAGATTATTTTTCGAGAACGGGCGAGATTCCGACCATCTACGCCACCTGCGAGAGCAATAATATCGGCCTGGAGGAACTGGAAAAGCTGTTCCCCGACGGCTACCACCGCGGGGCGGTCAAAGTCGCCGGATTGAGAGATGCTTAG
- a CDS encoding sulfite reductase subunit A produces MPLNNETKSVIERKDFQALFDALSAEGYNISGPTVRDNAVVYDEINSADELPIGWTDRQEGGSYRLTKSEKKTLFGFILGPYTWKKLLYPPRKKMLEAARNGHSFEIKSSDAKPAKKALIGVRPCELQAIAIQDKILRDGQYSDPEYDAVRRNLFIVAVNCTNPGNNCFCASMNSGPAAAGGFDLALTEILESGKHYFVVEAGSRAGNKVLEKVAHRPAENHESGNAEKAVKEASSKMGRSLDMKGLKEILYENFDSHHWNEIVKRCLTCGNCTMVCPTCFCCNIEDTTDLGGDQAERWRCWDSCYTVDFSYIHGGSIRATASSRYRQWLMHKIAYWQDQFGTPGCVGCGRCITWCPVGIDITAEAAAIREKA; encoded by the coding sequence GTGCCATTGAATAACGAAACTAAATCAGTGATAGAACGGAAAGATTTCCAGGCCCTTTTTGATGCTCTGAGCGCCGAAGGGTACAATATTTCCGGGCCGACCGTCAGAGATAACGCTGTTGTCTATGATGAAATCAATTCTGCCGATGAGCTTCCCATCGGCTGGACGGATCGGCAGGAAGGCGGCAGCTACCGCCTTACAAAGAGTGAAAAGAAGACCTTGTTTGGCTTTATTCTGGGTCCCTACACCTGGAAAAAACTGCTCTATCCGCCGCGCAAGAAGATGCTGGAAGCCGCGCGAAACGGACACAGTTTTGAAATCAAAAGTTCGGATGCGAAGCCGGCCAAAAAAGCCTTGATCGGTGTCCGGCCGTGCGAGCTTCAGGCCATTGCCATCCAGGATAAGATTCTTCGTGACGGCCAGTATTCCGACCCGGAATATGACGCCGTCCGCCGAAATTTGTTCATCGTGGCCGTCAACTGCACCAATCCCGGGAATAATTGCTTTTGCGCCTCGATGAACAGCGGCCCCGCGGCAGCCGGCGGCTTTGATCTGGCCCTGACCGAAATCCTTGAAAGCGGCAAGCATTATTTTGTCGTCGAAGCCGGTTCCAGGGCGGGGAACAAAGTGCTGGAAAAAGTCGCGCATCGGCCCGCCGAAAACCATGAATCGGGTAATGCCGAAAAGGCGGTCAAAGAGGCCTCGTCGAAAATGGGACGCAGCCTTGACATGAAAGGTCTCAAGGAGATTCTTTATGAAAATTTTGACAGCCATCACTGGAACGAAATCGTCAAGCGCTGCCTGACCTGCGGCAATTGCACCATGGTTTGCCCCACCTGTTTCTGCTGCAATATCGAGGATACAACCGATCTGGGCGGCGATCAGGCCGAAAGATGGCGCTGCTGGGATTCCTGTTATACGGTTGATTTTTCATATATACACGGGGGCAGCATTCGGGCGACCGCATCATCGCGATATCGTCAGTGGCTGATGCACAAGATCGCTTACTGGCAGGATCAGTTTGGAACACCCGGTTGTGTCGGCTGCGGGCGGTGTATTACCTGGTGCCCGGTCGGTATCGATATCACCGCGGAAGCCGCCGCTATCCGTGAGAAGGCATAA
- a CDS encoding Crp/Fnr family transcriptional regulator, with product MENLERILMEHPFLAGMNPKHIQTLVGCASNVVFKENEYIFKEGKDANSFYFIRHGRVQIETHVPQKGPIIIRSREAGEILGWSWLVPPYKWHFDARAVELTRAIVLDGKCLRDKCELDHDLGYEIMKRFNIIIAERLEATRFQLMDVYGKNAK from the coding sequence ATGGAAAATCTTGAGCGAATCTTAATGGAACACCCCTTCTTGGCGGGGATGAATCCGAAGCATATCCAGACTCTTGTCGGATGTGCGTCGAATGTCGTTTTCAAGGAAAACGAATACATTTTCAAAGAGGGCAAAGATGCCAACTCCTTTTACTTTATCCGGCATGGCCGGGTTCAGATCGAAACTCATGTTCCCCAGAAGGGTCCGATCATAATCCGTTCGCGCGAAGCCGGCGAAATCCTGGGTTGGTCATGGCTGGTTCCGCCGTACAAGTGGCACTTCGATGCCCGGGCCGTGGAACTGACCCGCGCCATTGTGCTTGACGGAAAATGCCTCCGCGACAAGTGCGAGCTGGATCATGATCTCGGATATGAAATAATGAAAAGATTCAATATTATCATCGCTGAAAGACTGGAAGCGACAAGATTTCAGTTAATGGATGTGTATGGCAAAAATGCAAAGTAA
- a CDS encoding oxidoreductase, translating to MSPIKKPKLAVWKFASCDGCQLSLLDCEDELLAVANAVHIANFPEASRAVVNGPYDISLVEGSITTPHDAERIHKIRRISKVLITIGACATSGGIQALRNFKDVNDFISIVYANPSYIETLNKSTPIADHVFVDFELRGCPINKYQLVEVLNAYLNGRKPNIPSYSVCVECKRKGNVCVMVASGDACLGPVTQAGCGALCPAYLRGCFGCFGPKETPNTSSLADWYEKLKMSQSDIVRAFRGFNAFAEPFRKESEAHEK from the coding sequence ATGAGTCCAATAAAAAAACCAAAACTTGCTGTATGGAAGTTTGCTTCCTGTGACGGCTGCCAGTTATCGCTGCTCGATTGCGAGGATGAACTGCTGGCCGTCGCCAATGCCGTGCACATTGCCAATTTCCCGGAGGCATCCCGCGCCGTTGTCAATGGGCCGTATGATATTTCGCTGGTGGAAGGTTCCATAACGACGCCCCATGATGCCGAGCGAATACATAAAATCCGGCGTATCTCCAAGGTTCTGATAACAATCGGGGCCTGTGCCACCTCCGGAGGCATCCAGGCGCTTCGTAATTTCAAAGATGTCAATGACTTTATCTCGATTGTTTATGCTAATCCGAGTTATATCGAAACGCTGAACAAATCGACACCGATTGCCGACCATGTCTTTGTCGATTTTGAATTGCGCGGATGCCCGATCAATAAATATCAATTGGTCGAAGTGCTCAACGCTTACCTGAACGGCCGCAAGCCGAACATTCCGTCATACAGTGTTTGTGTCGAATGTAAAAGAAAGGGTAATGTCTGTGTCATGGTCGCATCCGGCGACGCCTGTCTCGGCCCGGTGACCCAGGCCGGCTGTGGCGCCCTCTGTCCCGCCTATCTGCGCGGCTGTTTTGGATGTTTCGGGCCGAAGGAAACGCCCAACACGTCGTCACTGGCCGACTGGTATGAGAAGCTTAAAATGTCGCAGAGCGACATCGTCAGAGCATTTCGCGGCTTCAATGCCTTTGCCGAGCCGTTTCGGAAGGAGAGCGAGGCACATGAAAAATAA
- the hypB gene encoding hydrogenase accessory protein HypB, with amino-acid sequence MDEKIKVEKKVLSENDRLAAEIRADLAGKKILSLNLVSSPGSGKTSLLERTLKEMGRKLNMALIAGDVQTENDADRLTRAGGRIVRPIVTGGACHLDAKMIGNVLDKIDLAGTDVLFIENVGNLVCPSSYDLGEDMKVVLISTTEGDDKPLKYPAMFRRSSVMIVNKIDLLGLSDFDPEKVKKNARTINAALKIFEVSCRTGEGLDVWYKWLVEAAQKKKKA; translated from the coding sequence ATGGATGAGAAGATAAAAGTAGAAAAAAAGGTTCTGTCGGAAAATGACCGGCTGGCCGCCGAGATCAGGGCCGATCTTGCCGGGAAGAAAATTCTCTCCCTCAATCTGGTCAGTTCACCCGGATCCGGGAAAACCTCCCTGCTTGAAAGAACCCTGAAGGAGATGGGCCGGAAGTTGAACATGGCGCTGATTGCGGGCGATGTCCAGACGGAAAATGATGCCGACCGTCTGACCAGGGCCGGCGGCCGCATTGTCCGGCCGATTGTCACCGGCGGCGCCTGTCATCTCGATGCCAAAATGATCGGTAATGTCCTGGACAAGATTGATCTGGCCGGCACCGATGTTCTCTTTATCGAAAATGTCGGTAACCTCGTATGTCCGTCAAGCTATGATCTTGGTGAAGATATGAAGGTGGTATTAATCAGCACCACTGAAGGTGATGACAAGCCGCTTAAATATCCGGCCATGTTTCGCCGTTCCTCGGTCATGATAGTCAACAAAATCGACCTGCTGGGACTTTCCGATTTTGATCCGGAAAAGGTCAAAAAAAATGCCCGAACCATAAACGCCGCTCTGAAAATATTTGAAGTCTCCTGCCGAACCGGCGAGGGGCTTGATGTCTGGTACAAATGGCTCGTTGAGGCCGCGCAAAAGAAGAAAAAAGCCTGA
- a CDS encoding oxidoreductase, giving the protein MSKPKVAFYWCASCGGCEEAVVDLAEDILQVVGAVDIVFWPVALDFKKSDVEAMADGEIVVSFINGAVRSSEQHEMVELLRRKSQIVIAFGSCAHLGGIPGLANTFNRQEMIEEVYFNAPSVVNDEKMVPKLAYDTGNGILTLPLLWDTVKSLDQVIKVEYYLPGCPPPVKLIKEAVGAILSGQLPAPGAVLAPDISLCEECERRDTKPEKMALKSFKRPFEIEIDQEKCLLAQGLLCLGPVTRQGCGSACPKGNMPCTGCMGPTSRVIDFGAKALSAFASMADSNDDREIIEILSQIVDPVGTFHRYSLPASMMHRRYQPSVPGENSHE; this is encoded by the coding sequence ATGAGTAAACCCAAAGTTGCCTTTTACTGGTGTGCCTCATGCGGCGGCTGTGAGGAAGCGGTTGTCGATCTGGCCGAAGATATTCTTCAGGTCGTCGGAGCGGTCGATATTGTTTTCTGGCCGGTCGCACTTGATTTCAAGAAGAGTGATGTTGAAGCGATGGCGGACGGTGAGATAGTCGTCAGCTTTATCAACGGAGCCGTCCGTTCTTCGGAGCAGCATGAGATGGTCGAGTTACTGCGCCGGAAATCACAAATCGTGATAGCCTTCGGAAGCTGCGCCCATCTGGGCGGAATTCCCGGTCTGGCCAACACCTTCAATCGACAGGAGATGATCGAGGAAGTCTATTTCAATGCACCCTCAGTCGTCAATGATGAAAAAATGGTGCCGAAACTGGCCTATGACACCGGCAACGGAATCTTGACCCTTCCCCTATTATGGGACACGGTCAAGTCGCTCGATCAGGTTATCAAGGTGGAGTACTATCTGCCCGGCTGCCCGCCGCCGGTCAAACTGATAAAAGAAGCGGTCGGGGCTATTCTCAGCGGGCAGCTGCCCGCTCCGGGAGCGGTTCTCGCACCGGATATTTCCCTCTGTGAGGAATGCGAACGCCGCGACACCAAACCGGAAAAAATGGCTCTGAAGAGTTTCAAGCGGCCCTTCGAAATAGAAATCGATCAGGAAAAATGCCTTCTCGCCCAGGGTCTGCTCTGCCTGGGTCCGGTAACCCGTCAGGGTTGCGGGTCGGCCTGCCCCAAAGGCAATATGCCCTGCACCGGATGCATGGGGCCGACCAGTCGCGTAATCGATTTCGGCGCCAAAGCGCTTTCGGCTTTTGCATCCATGGCCGATTCGAACGATGACCGGGAGATCATCGAAATCCTGAGTCAGATTGTCGATCCGGTCGGAACCTTCCACCGGTACAGCCTTCCGGCCTCAATGATGCATCGGCGCTATCAACCTTCCGTTCCAGGAGAAAACAGCCATGAATGA
- a CDS encoding hydrogenase maturation protease → MTIKHPILVIGVGNDFRSDDAVGLYVAREINKKGLKNTTIIEGINDGTSMIEAWKGISRAIVIDCVHSGGEPGKIYRFDALSENIPENYFPGLSTHAFNITAAIALARNIDYLPDNLIIYGIEGENFGTGQGLSDRVHKSADEVIKQIADEIRRAFEGSSK, encoded by the coding sequence ATGACGATAAAGCACCCCATATTGGTTATCGGGGTCGGAAATGATTTTCGTTCCGACGATGCCGTCGGATTATATGTCGCCCGGGAGATAAATAAGAAGGGCCTGAAAAATACGACGATCATCGAGGGTATCAACGATGGGACCTCGATGATCGAGGCCTGGAAAGGAATTTCCCGGGCAATTGTTATTGATTGTGTCCACTCCGGAGGCGAGCCGGGCAAAATATACCGTTTCGACGCTCTTAGCGAGAATATCCCTGAAAATTACTTTCCCGGCCTGTCCACGCATGCATTCAATATCACCGCTGCGATCGCGCTGGCCCGAAATATTGATTATCTGCCGGACAATCTGATAATCTATGGTATTGAAGGGGAAAACTTCGGCACCGGCCAGGGATTGTCCGATAGGGTTCATAAAAGCGCCGACGAAGTGATAAAACAAATAGCCGATGAAATCCGCCGGGCGTTCGAGGGCAGTTCAAAATAG
- a CDS encoding Ni/Fe hydrogenase subunit alpha: protein MNERIVIDPITRLEGHGKIDIILNDSGGVDRAYLQVPELRGFERFAQGRPAEDMPQITSRICGVCPTAHHMAGTKALDDLYKVEPPPAAKKIRELVYNIFYVEDHALHFFFLAGPDFVVGPKAPKAERNILGVLGKVGQEIGLKVIGTRKQLRDLMTMIMGKTIHPVFGLPGGISKPIAKGDQQKIIDAAEVAVEFAQFSLKIFNDVVLNNPEYMEHITSDIYTHKTYYMGMVDQNNKVNFYDGPIRVVDPDGKELCKFPHGKYLDHIAEHVEPWSYMRFSYLKDIGWNGFADGPDSGIFAVAPLARLNAADGMATPLAQEAYEQFYQTCGGKPVHFTLATSWARLIEMLYSAERMRELASDPEIVNPKVHNIPTEKPVEGVGIVEAPRGTLIHHYQTDEKGVITKANLIVATQNNSARIALSVDKAAKGLIKNGQVDDGILNMVEMAFRAYDPCHGCATHALPGQMPLAVRVFDSNHHMIRDIRRR, encoded by the coding sequence ATGAATGAAAGAATCGTTATAGATCCCATCACGCGGCTCGAGGGGCACGGCAAAATCGATATCATCCTGAATGACAGCGGCGGTGTTGACAGAGCCTACCTTCAGGTGCCGGAGCTGCGCGGTTTTGAAAGATTCGCTCAGGGGCGCCCGGCCGAGGATATGCCGCAAATCACCTCGCGTATTTGCGGCGTCTGCCCGACGGCTCATCATATGGCCGGGACCAAGGCTCTCGATGACCTGTACAAAGTCGAGCCGCCGCCGGCCGCCAAAAAAATAAGGGAACTGGTTTACAATATCTTTTATGTCGAGGATCATGCCCTGCATTTCTTCTTTCTGGCCGGGCCCGATTTTGTCGTCGGGCCGAAAGCGCCCAAAGCGGAACGGAATATTCTGGGCGTTCTCGGCAAAGTCGGGCAGGAAATCGGCCTGAAGGTAATCGGCACGCGCAAACAGTTGCGCGACCTGATGACCATGATAATGGGTAAGACCATTCATCCTGTCTTCGGTCTGCCGGGCGGCATTTCCAAGCCGATTGCAAAGGGCGACCAGCAGAAGATTATCGATGCTGCCGAGGTTGCGGTAGAATTTGCGCAATTCAGCCTGAAAATCTTCAATGATGTTGTTCTCAACAATCCTGAGTACATGGAACACATTACCTCGGATATCTATACCCATAAGACATATTACATGGGTATGGTGGATCAGAACAATAAGGTGAATTTCTATGATGGGCCGATCCGGGTGGTCGATCCGGACGGCAAAGAGCTGTGCAAATTTCCGCACGGCAAATACCTGGATCATATCGCGGAGCATGTCGAGCCGTGGAGCTATATGCGTTTCAGCTACCTTAAGGATATCGGCTGGAACGGCTTTGCCGACGGCCCCGACAGCGGCATCTTTGCCGTGGCGCCGCTGGCCCGCCTGAATGCCGCCGATGGCATGGCCACGCCGTTGGCCCAGGAAGCTTATGAACAGTTTTATCAAACCTGCGGCGGCAAACCGGTGCATTTCACACTGGCCACAAGCTGGGCCAGGTTGATCGAAATGCTTTACAGCGCCGAGCGGATGAGAGAGCTGGCGAGCGATCCGGAAATTGTCAATCCCAAAGTGCATAACATACCTACCGAAAAGCCGGTCGAGGGTGTCGGAATTGTCGAAGCTCCTCGCGGGACCCTTATTCATCATTATCAGACCGATGAAAAAGGGGTGATTACCAAGGCCAACCTGATTGTGGCGACACAGAATAACTCCGCCAGGATCGCCCTGTCGGTCGATAAGGCGGCCAAAGGCCTGATTAAAAACGGTCAGGTCGATGACGGAATTTTGAACATGGTGGAGATGGCTTTCCGGGCCTATGACCCCTGCCACGGCTGCGCCACACATGCCTTGCCGGGGCAGATGCCGTTAGCGGTCAGGGTTTTTGACAGCAACCACCATATGATCCGGGATATTCGCCGCAGGTGA
- a CDS encoding methyl-viologen-reducing hydrogenase subunit delta codes for MSDAENKTNGFEPRIVAFFCNWCTYTAADLAGTARMQYSANVRVIRVMCSGRIDAQFIVKAFREGADGVLIGGCHPGDCHYQEGNYKALRRMTLLKRYMAAMGIEPERLRMEWIAASEGDKVQKVINQMTEQVRRLGPLHLEPMTVAALHEPTAGSAKNVTAVQGGTP; via the coding sequence ATGTCTGATGCTGAAAATAAAACCAACGGATTCGAGCCGCGGATTGTTGCCTTCTTCTGCAACTGGTGTACCTATACTGCCGCCGATCTGGCCGGCACCGCCCGGATGCAGTACTCGGCCAATGTCCGCGTGATTCGCGTCATGTGCTCGGGACGGATCGATGCCCAGTTTATCGTCAAAGCTTTCCGCGAAGGGGCCGACGGTGTCCTGATCGGCGGCTGCCATCCCGGTGACTGCCATTATCAGGAGGGCAATTACAAGGCGCTGCGAAGAATGACGCTGCTTAAGAGATACATGGCCGCCATGGGTATCGAGCCGGAACGACTGCGAATGGAATGGATCGCCGCTTCCGAAGGCGACAAGGTCCAGAAGGTCATCAACCAGATGACCGAGCAGGTTCGCCGACTGGGGCCGCTTCATCTGGAACCGATGACTGTCGCGGCGCTTCACGAGCCGACCGCCGGATCGGCCAAAAATGTAACCGCCGTGCAAGGAGGGACGCCATGA
- a CDS encoding Ni/Fe hydrogenase subunit gamma, translating to MQSKDKTTGITAAEPMLVKPYTIHRVVRETFDTFSLELGPKSGRDTIKFAPGQFNMLYMYGVGEVPISISGDPTKEGPLVHTTRAVGTVTKAMKDLKVADTIGVRGPYGAAWPVKEAEGHDVVIVAGGIGLAPLRPVIYYVLHNRNKYGKIVLLYGTRTPEDMLYRKQLEKWRSRFDLETYLTVDRATGTWRGNVGVVTTLIGRAPFDPLHCVAMVCGPEIMMRYTVLELLKRGVTEDKTYISMERNMKCGIGMCGHCQLGSTFVCKDGPVYRFDSMRDVFSMWEM from the coding sequence ATGCAAAGTAAAGATAAAACAACAGGCATAACCGCGGCCGAACCGATGCTGGTGAAACCATATACCATTCATCGGGTGGTCCGGGAAACATTCGACACTTTCTCCCTCGAGCTTGGCCCGAAATCGGGACGCGATACAATAAAATTTGCCCCGGGCCAGTTCAACATGCTTTATATGTATGGTGTTGGGGAAGTGCCGATATCCATCAGCGGTGACCCCACCAAGGAGGGGCCTCTGGTGCATACGACCCGCGCCGTCGGAACGGTTACCAAAGCCATGAAGGACCTCAAGGTTGCCGATACTATCGGTGTCAGGGGGCCCTATGGCGCGGCCTGGCCGGTCAAAGAGGCCGAAGGCCATGATGTGGTTATAGTTGCCGGCGGTATCGGCCTGGCGCCGCTTCGCCCGGTGATATATTACGTTCTTCATAACAGAAATAAGTACGGTAAGATTGTCCTTCTCTATGGCACCCGGACGCCCGAGGATATGCTTTATCGCAAACAACTGGAAAAGTGGCGGAGCCGTTTCGATCTCGAAACTTATCTCACCGTGGATCGGGCCACCGGCACCTGGCGCGGTAATGTGGGCGTGGTCACCACCCTGATCGGGAGGGCGCCCTTCGATCCGCTGCATTGCGTGGCTATGGTATGCGGTCCGGAAATTATGATGAGATATACTGTTCTTGAACTGCTGAAACGAGGCGTGACCGAGGATAAAACATACATATCGATGGAGCGTAACATGAAATGCGGCATCGGCATGTGCGGCCACTGCCAGCTCGGATCCACCTTCGTCTGCAAGGATGGGCCGGTCTATCGTTTCGACAGTATGAGAGATGTCTTCTCAATGTGGGAAATGTAA
- a CDS encoding Ni/Fe hydrogenase subunit alpha, translating into MKNKVIKVDYLARVEGEGRLLIKIKGDTVSDIKFNIIEPPRFFEAFLRGRKFTEAPDITARICGICPIAYMMSASHAMESICGVKVDGQLRALRRLIYCGEWIESHALHIYMLHAPDFLGYEDAIQMAKDHPEAVKNALKLKKIGNDLMILLGGREIHPINPKIGGFYKVPTKKQLEEMVEPLKWALNMSLETVKFTAGLTFPELERDYEFVSLRHPDEYPITEGYIVSNKGIDIELSKFFDYFEEQHVAHSTSLHAVVKGRDDYHTGPLARYANNYDKLTPKALKAAKDVGLPKVVLNPFKSIIVRAVELVVACEEALRIIENYEMPKKASVEVKPKAGVGFGITEAPRGICVHRYEIDDDGIIKNARILAPTSQNQKAIEKDLRKFVENHLDLPQDKLTWQCEQTIRNYDPCISCSCHFLKLEIERE; encoded by the coding sequence ATGAAAAATAAAGTTATCAAAGTCGATTATCTCGCCCGGGTCGAGGGCGAGGGCAGATTGCTGATCAAAATAAAGGGTGATACCGTTTCCGATATTAAATTCAATATCATCGAGCCGCCCCGATTTTTTGAGGCCTTCCTGCGCGGCCGCAAATTCACCGAGGCGCCCGACATAACCGCCCGGATCTGCGGTATCTGCCCCATTGCCTATATGATGTCCGCCTCTCATGCTATGGAAAGTATCTGCGGCGTAAAAGTGGACGGACAGCTTCGCGCCCTGCGCCGCCTGATTTACTGCGGCGAATGGATCGAATCACACGCCCTGCATATATACATGCTGCATGCCCCCGATTTTCTCGGCTATGAGGATGCCATCCAGATGGCCAAAGATCACCCCGAGGCGGTCAAGAATGCCCTGAAGCTCAAGAAAATCGGCAATGACCTGATGATTCTGCTCGGCGGACGGGAAATTCATCCGATCAACCCGAAGATCGGCGGCTTCTACAAAGTGCCGACCAAGAAGCAGCTCGAGGAAATGGTCGAACCGTTGAAATGGGCGCTGAATATGTCGCTCGAGACAGTCAAGTTTACGGCCGGCCTGACATTCCCCGAACTGGAAAGGGATTACGAATTTGTCTCATTGCGGCATCCCGACGAGTATCCCATAACTGAAGGATACATTGTATCCAACAAGGGGATCGACATCGAGCTGAGCAAATTCTTCGACTACTTCGAAGAGCAGCATGTGGCGCACTCCACTTCACTGCATGCCGTCGTCAAGGGGCGTGATGATTATCATACCGGCCCGCTGGCCCGGTATGCCAATAATTATGACAAGCTGACGCCGAAAGCGCTCAAGGCGGCCAAAGATGTCGGCCTGCCCAAAGTGGTGCTCAATCCCTTCAAGAGCATAATTGTCCGCGCCGTTGAGCTGGTCGTTGCCTGCGAAGAAGCGCTCAGGATTATCGAGAACTACGAAATGCCGAAAAAGGCGAGTGTCGAAGTGAAGCCGAAAGCCGGTGTCGGTTTCGGTATCACCGAGGCGCCGCGGGGTATCTGCGTGCATCGCTATGAAATAGATGACGACGGCATTATCAAGAATGCCCGTATCCTGGCGCCGACATCGCAGAACCAGAAGGCGATCGAGAAAGATCTCCGCAAATTCGTGGAAAATCATCTCGATCTGCCGCAGGATAAATTAACCTGGCAATGCGAACAAACTATTCGTAATTATGATCCGTGCATTTCGTGCTCCTGTCATTTCCTGAAACTCGAAATCGAGCGCGAATGA